Proteins encoded by one window of Muntiacus reevesi chromosome 6, mMunRee1.1, whole genome shotgun sequence:
- the LOC136170606 gene encoding HIG1 domain family member 1A, mitochondrial, producing MSSDTDISLSSYDEDQGSKLIRKAREAPFVPIGMAGFAAIVAYGLYRLKSRGNTKMSVHLIHMRVAAQGFVVGAMTLGMGYSLYQEFWGKPKP from the coding sequence ATGTCAAGCGACacagatatttctctttcttcatatGATGAAGATCAGGGATCTAAACTTATCCGAAAAGCTAGAGAGGCACCATTTGTCCCCATTGGAATGGCAGGTTTTGCAGCAATTGTCGCATATGGATTATATAGATTGAAGAGCAGGGGAAATACTAAAATGTCTGTTCACCTGATCCACATGCGTGTGGCAGCCCAAGGCTTTGTTGTGGGAGCAATGACTCTTGGTATGGGCTATTCCCTGTATCAAGAATTCTGGGGAAAACCTAAACCTTAG